One Rickettsiales bacterium genomic window carries:
- a CDS encoding prepilin-type N-terminal cleavage/methylation domain-containing protein, producing the protein MSKSGFTLIEISIVLVIIGLIVGGILTGQELIKASQRRAILSEVEKLKTAVMTFQSKYNAIPGDMANATTFWGDCACGGGWSGSLSSTATNNGNGNGLIDGSFNGGVDGYCDGKNYMSVLCDDEPYYFWKHLANAGLINNSYTGTLLSLDGSTRIQTIGQNIAPSTVNPKWGYSVQYMCLNTGGPMYFSNNNFCGNAISLGTAEPSPSHDYENLSAYSAFSPLDAMLIDSKIDDGKPGSGSVNSPPKGSYFSTAGTSNCTTSATASASAYNTSVNTPECSLFFLGGF; encoded by the coding sequence ATGTCAAAGTCCGGCTTTACATTAATCGAAATCAGCATTGTGCTGGTTATTATAGGGCTTATTGTAGGAGGTATCCTGACCGGACAGGAGCTGATCAAAGCATCGCAGCGACGCGCTATTCTCTCCGAAGTAGAGAAGCTTAAAACCGCCGTCATGACGTTCCAGAGTAAATACAACGCCATTCCAGGTGACATGGCTAATGCAACGACTTTTTGGGGCGACTGCGCCTGTGGAGGCGGTTGGTCCGGTTCGCTCAGCAGCACCGCAACTAATAATGGCAACGGCAACGGATTGATAGACGGTTCTTTCAATGGCGGCGTAGATGGCTATTGCGACGGCAAGAATTACATGTCCGTACTGTGCGATGATGAACCTTATTATTTCTGGAAGCATCTCGCCAATGCTGGCCTCATCAACAATTCCTATACCGGCACCCTGCTGAGTCTGGACGGCAGCACACGAATACAGACTATCGGTCAGAATATAGCACCCTCCACTGTTAACCCCAAGTGGGGCTACTCCGTCCAGTATATGTGCCTCAATACGGGAGGCCCTATGTACTTTTCTAATAACAACTTCTGCGGCAATGCCATCTCTCTGGGCACAGCCGAACCCAGCCCATCGCATGACTACGAAAACCTGAGTGCCTATTCAGCGTTTTCACCATTAGATGCGATGCTGATTGATTCCAAGATTGATGACGGCAAACCGGGCTCAGGCTCGGTTAATTCCCCTCCTAAAGGCAGCTATTTCAGCACCGCCGGAACTTCAAACTGCACGACTTCCGCTACCGCTTCTGCGTCCGCTTATAATACTTCCGTGAATACCCCTGAATGCAGCCTGTTTTTCTTAGGCGGATTTTAA